One Streptomyces fagopyri DNA window includes the following coding sequences:
- a CDS encoding ABC transporter ATP-binding protein, with protein sequence MSVIEVGALRKSYGGRAVVDGVSFAVEEGEIFGILGPNGAGKTTTVECVEGLRIPDAGRVRVTGLDPVADHEAVSRVLGAQLQESELQAKLTVREALELYAAFYPRPADWRPLAERLGLTERLGTRFGKLSGGQKQRLFIALALVGDPRVVVLDELTTGLDPRARRDTWELIEDVRAGGVTVLLVTHFMEEAQRLCDRIAVVDRGRVAALDTPAGLIRRATRSTVISFTPSAPLDEREVAALPRLASVVHQDGRITLGGTDETVDAVLTLLARRRITAHQLRVTDATLDDAFLDLTGAES encoded by the coding sequence ATGTCAGTCATCGAAGTCGGCGCACTGCGCAAGTCCTACGGCGGGCGGGCCGTCGTCGACGGTGTCTCCTTCGCCGTCGAGGAGGGTGAGATCTTCGGGATCCTCGGCCCCAACGGCGCCGGCAAGACCACCACCGTCGAGTGCGTCGAGGGTCTGCGGATCCCCGACGCGGGCCGGGTGAGGGTCACCGGGCTCGACCCCGTCGCCGACCACGAGGCCGTCAGCCGGGTCCTGGGCGCCCAGCTCCAGGAGAGCGAACTGCAGGCCAAGCTCACGGTGCGCGAGGCGCTGGAGCTGTACGCCGCCTTCTACCCGCGCCCCGCCGACTGGCGTCCGCTCGCCGAGCGGCTCGGACTGACCGAGCGGCTCGGCACCCGGTTCGGGAAACTCAGCGGGGGCCAGAAACAGCGGCTGTTCATCGCGCTCGCCCTGGTCGGCGACCCGCGGGTGGTCGTGCTGGACGAGCTGACCACCGGGCTGGACCCGCGGGCCCGTCGTGACACCTGGGAGCTCATCGAGGACGTCCGGGCCGGCGGGGTCACCGTCCTGCTGGTCACCCACTTCATGGAGGAGGCGCAGCGGCTGTGCGACCGGATCGCGGTCGTCGACCGGGGGCGTGTGGCCGCGCTCGACACCCCCGCCGGACTGATCCGGCGCGCGACGCGTTCCACCGTCATCAGCTTCACGCCCTCGGCGCCGCTGGACGAGCGGGAGGTCGCCGCACTGCCCCGCCTCGCCTCCGTCGTGCACCAGGACGGCCGGATCACGCTCGGCGGCACCGACGAGACGGTCGACGCCGTCCTCACCCTGCTCGCCCGCCGCCGCATCACCGCCCATCAACTCCGCGTCACCGACGCCACGTTGGACGACGCCTTCCTCGATCTGACGGGAGCGGAATCATGA
- a CDS encoding ABC transporter ATP-binding protein translates to MSTPDAVTTDRAGTRDHSTVGSLLRLWPYVRPVRARLFGAAAVAVVASCTGLVIPLVLKWMVDGPVTDHDPAGIWLGALYLLLLGIAEAVLFGLRRWLVARPLAGVEADMRADLYRHLQRLPVAFHDRWASGQLLSRGTTDLMLLRQFLAFPLTFLLVNGVTILVGVLIMLDQEWTLGLVLLAPALPVMAVCWIFERRYSQVARRAQDQVGDLTTVVEESVLGIRIIKGFGRHRSQARAFRELSRTLRGTELAKARLLASIWAVIVTLPELAIGAALVLGTTQVADDRLSAGTLVAFLSTALALRWPVDSIGFLLAMSQEAATATERYFEVMDAEPESPDASTSTDPATAADADASAAPGSDAGPLPDSGDGDGDGDNNGGLRFHGVRFRYPDTPADTPPVLDRVDLHIRSGESMALVGATGSGKTTLTALVPRLHEVTSGRITLDGEDITTLPREELRARVAVAFEEPTLFSASVGENVLMGAGDDAGEADLDRALAVAQADFAHALPQGTATQVGEQGLSLSGGQRQRLALARAVVGRPRFLVLDDPLSALDVHTEAAVEAALRRVLAGTTALIVAHRPSTVLLADRVALLSGGRVTAVGTHHELLRTNTEYAHLMSGDEETER, encoded by the coding sequence ATGTCCACTCCAGATGCAGTGACCACGGACCGTGCCGGAACCAGGGACCATTCGACCGTCGGCAGCCTGCTGCGCCTGTGGCCGTACGTACGGCCGGTGCGGGCCCGGCTGTTCGGCGCGGCCGCCGTCGCGGTCGTGGCGTCGTGCACGGGGCTGGTGATCCCGCTCGTCCTGAAGTGGATGGTGGACGGTCCCGTGACCGACCACGACCCGGCGGGCATCTGGCTCGGCGCGCTGTACCTGCTGCTGCTCGGCATCGCCGAGGCCGTCCTGTTCGGGCTGCGCCGGTGGCTGGTGGCTCGGCCGCTGGCGGGGGTCGAGGCGGACATGCGGGCGGACCTGTACCGGCATCTGCAGCGTCTCCCGGTCGCCTTCCACGACCGCTGGGCCTCCGGCCAGCTGTTGTCCCGGGGCACCACCGATCTGATGCTGCTGCGTCAGTTCCTCGCCTTCCCCCTGACGTTCCTGCTGGTCAACGGCGTGACGATCCTGGTCGGCGTCCTCATCATGCTCGACCAGGAGTGGACGCTGGGGCTGGTGCTGCTCGCTCCCGCGCTGCCCGTCATGGCCGTCTGCTGGATCTTCGAGCGGCGCTACTCGCAGGTCGCGCGACGGGCCCAGGACCAGGTGGGCGACCTGACGACGGTCGTCGAGGAGAGCGTGCTCGGCATCCGGATCATCAAGGGTTTCGGACGTCATCGCAGCCAGGCCCGCGCCTTCCGCGAGCTGTCCCGCACGCTGCGCGGCACGGAACTGGCCAAGGCCCGGCTGCTGGCCTCCATCTGGGCCGTCATCGTCACCCTGCCCGAACTCGCCATCGGTGCCGCGCTCGTCCTCGGCACGACGCAGGTCGCCGACGACCGCCTGTCCGCGGGCACCTTGGTGGCCTTCCTCTCCACGGCCCTCGCACTGCGCTGGCCCGTCGACTCCATCGGCTTCCTCCTCGCGATGAGCCAGGAGGCGGCGACGGCCACGGAGCGGTACTTCGAGGTGATGGACGCGGAGCCCGAGTCCCCGGACGCCTCCACGTCCACCGACCCGGCCACCGCCGCGGACGCGGACGCGAGCGCGGCCCCGGGTTCGGACGCTGGCCCGCTCCCGGATTCGGGCGACGGCGACGGCGACGGCGACAACAACGGCGGCCTACGGTTCCACGGCGTCCGTTTCCGCTACCCGGACACCCCCGCCGACACGCCCCCCGTCCTCGACCGCGTCGACCTGCACATCCGGTCGGGCGAGTCCATGGCCCTGGTCGGCGCCACAGGATCCGGCAAGACCACGCTCACCGCTCTCGTCCCCCGCCTGCACGAGGTGACGTCCGGCCGGATCACACTGGACGGCGAGGACATCACCACGCTGCCGCGCGAGGAGCTTCGCGCGCGGGTGGCGGTGGCGTTCGAGGAGCCCACCCTCTTCTCGGCGAGCGTCGGGGAGAACGTGCTGATGGGCGCCGGCGACGACGCCGGGGAGGCCGACCTGGACCGGGCCCTTGCCGTCGCACAGGCCGACTTCGCGCACGCCCTCCCGCAGGGCACGGCGACACAGGTCGGCGAGCAGGGCCTGAGCCTGTCCGGCGGGCAGCGCCAGCGTCTCGCCCTCGCCAGAGCGGTGGTCGGCCGTCCCCGCTTCCTCGTCCTCGACGACCCCCTGTCGGCGCTGGACGTCCACACCGAGGCCGCGGTGGAGGCCGCGCTGCGCCGCGTCCTGGCCGGGACGACCGCCCTGATCGTGGCGCACCGCCCGTCCACGGTGCTGCTCGCCGACCGCGTCGCGCTGCTCTCCGGGGGCCGCGTCACCGCGGTCGGCACCCACCACGAACTGCTGCGTACGAACACCGAGTACGCCCATCTGATGTCCGGCGACGAGGAGACCGAGCGATGA
- a CDS encoding ABC transporter ATP-binding protein, with protein sequence MTAPTTTAPDREPGGESREEPGTEPREEPGTRSGRKGPAPEAERHQDPFDRDTLPTPPGATATLLRSLLAPLRARVVVTTVLLLLQQAAVQAGPLLVAYAIDRAVPALRRGDHGPLVAVGVTYLLCALVAGGLQYAFIGASARVNQDVLLDLRGRIFRHAQALSVDFHERYTSGRLISRSTTDVESLRELLSEGLQELITVVLSFVYISAMLLWLDLGLGALAVASFVPLHLLVRVYRRRAGRIYRLRSTAIAAVIVKFAETMNGIRPVRAFRREDVNDAEFRILNKRHEHTNGDALLEMARYVVGSRLVANTAVAAIVLWGAYRVASGSLALGVLAAAVLYLRRLYDPIDRLGMFLNSYQSAAASLEKIAGLLAQTPSVPEPAAPRQLPALASGQPGRSVVFEDVRFAYRTGGEVLPAFSLALPAGQTVAVVGSTGAGKSTLAKLLARFYDPSDGRVLLDGVDLRELSVPELRRGVVMVTQEAFLFSGTVAENIAIGRSDASREEIERAAKAIGAHDFISALPEGYDTDVRKRGGRISAGQRQLVAFARALLADPAVLILDEATSSLDVPGERAVQRAMLTVLRGRTAVVIAHRLSTVEIADRVLVMEHGRIVEDGAPAELVTSTGRFADLHRAWRDSLV encoded by the coding sequence ATGACGGCGCCCACGACCACCGCGCCGGACCGGGAACCCGGCGGGGAGTCCCGCGAGGAGCCCGGCACGGAGCCTCGCGAGGAGCCCGGCACGCGGTCCGGACGGAAGGGCCCGGCGCCGGAGGCGGAGCGGCACCAGGACCCCTTCGACCGGGACACCCTGCCCACTCCCCCGGGCGCCACCGCCACCCTGCTGCGCTCGCTGCTCGCCCCGCTGCGGGCCCGCGTCGTGGTGACGACCGTCCTGCTCCTGCTCCAGCAGGCCGCCGTCCAGGCCGGGCCGCTGCTCGTCGCGTACGCCATCGACCGGGCGGTACCGGCGCTGCGCAGGGGCGACCACGGTCCGCTGGTCGCGGTGGGGGTCACGTACCTGCTGTGCGCGCTGGTCGCCGGCGGCCTCCAGTACGCCTTCATCGGCGCGTCCGCCCGGGTCAACCAGGACGTGCTGCTGGATCTGCGCGGCCGGATCTTCCGGCACGCGCAGGCGCTCAGCGTCGACTTCCACGAGCGCTACACCTCGGGCCGGCTGATCTCCCGCTCCACGACGGACGTCGAGTCGCTGCGTGAACTGCTCAGCGAGGGCCTCCAGGAACTGATCACGGTCGTCCTGTCCTTCGTCTACATCTCGGCGATGCTGCTCTGGCTGGACCTGGGGCTCGGCGCGCTGGCGGTGGCCTCCTTCGTGCCGCTCCACCTCCTCGTACGGGTCTACCGGCGCCGGGCGGGCCGTATCTACCGGCTGCGCTCGACCGCGATCGCAGCCGTCATCGTGAAGTTCGCGGAGACGATGAACGGCATCAGGCCGGTGCGGGCGTTCCGCCGCGAGGACGTCAACGACGCGGAGTTCCGGATCCTGAACAAGCGCCACGAGCACACGAACGGCGACGCCCTGCTGGAGATGGCCCGCTATGTCGTCGGCTCGCGTCTGGTCGCCAACACGGCGGTCGCGGCGATCGTGCTGTGGGGCGCGTACCGGGTGGCCTCGGGGTCGCTGGCGCTGGGCGTGCTGGCCGCCGCGGTCCTGTATCTGCGCCGCCTCTACGACCCGATCGACCGGCTGGGCATGTTCCTCAACTCGTACCAGTCCGCGGCCGCCTCCCTGGAGAAGATCGCGGGTCTGCTGGCGCAGACGCCGTCCGTGCCGGAGCCCGCCGCCCCGCGGCAACTGCCCGCCCTCGCCTCCGGACAGCCGGGCCGCTCGGTCGTCTTCGAGGACGTCCGCTTCGCGTACCGGACCGGCGGCGAGGTGCTGCCCGCCTTCTCGCTCGCACTCCCCGCGGGGCAGACGGTGGCCGTCGTCGGCTCGACGGGCGCGGGCAAGTCGACGCTCGCCAAGCTGCTGGCCCGCTTCTACGACCCCTCGGACGGCCGGGTGCTGCTCGACGGCGTGGACCTGCGCGAGCTGTCCGTGCCGGAGCTGCGGCGCGGGGTGGTGATGGTGACCCAGGAGGCCTTCCTGTTCTCCGGCACGGTCGCCGAGAACATCGCCATCGGCCGCTCCGACGCGAGCCGGGAGGAGATCGAGCGGGCCGCGAAGGCGATCGGCGCCCACGACTTCATCAGCGCGCTGCCCGAGGGCTACGACACGGACGTCCGCAAGCGGGGCGGCCGCATCTCCGCCGGTCAACGCCAACTCGTCGCCTTCGCGCGGGCGTTGCTCGCCGATCCGGCCGTCCTCATCCTCGACGAGGCGACCAGCTCACTGGACGTCCCCGGCGAGCGGGCCGTGCAGCGCGCCATGCTGACGGTTCTGCGCGGCCGGACGGCGGTGGTCATCGCGCACCGCCTGTCGACGGTCGAGATCGCCGACCGGGTGCTGGTGATGGAGCACGGACGGATCGTCGAGGACGGCGCTCCGGCCGAACTGGTGACGTCCACCGGCCGGTTCGCGGACCTGCACCGGGCGTGGCGGGACAGCCTCGTGTAA
- a CDS encoding ABC transporter transmembrane domain-containing protein, which yields MIDAYEDPGTPDARGAGRYLWWLVGRQPGRAVAGAVLGTVWMVLMALTPYLLSRAIDDGLEPGDGAALAGWAAALLGLGAFNAWVGIMRHRMMTRLRMDANFRTVKIVIAQATRLGAALSRQAGAGEVVTIGVGDVQTISQSLTVVGPGVGAVVAYAVVAGLLLSVSASLAAVVLLGVPVIALLVGPLLGRLQGVETGYRERQAVLTARIGDLAGGLRVLNGLGGKGLYADAFRRDSQELRAQGYRVGAVTSWVQALGAGLPTVFLAVVTWLAARLAAQGAISVGELVSVYGYVAVLVMPVAFFVECGYQLSRGLVAARRVVRFLALEPLASPDPDALDGPASPSVLRDPESGVEVTPGRLTALVADRPADAAAVVDRLGRYTRSAATWDGVRLDAFDLAQVRARILVADNEADLFAGTLRELVSGRGDPDDTAVTRCLRAAVADDIVLGLPDGLDSAVDAQGRSLSGGQRQRVRLARALLADPEVLLAVEPTSALDAHTEAAVARRLRAARSGRTTVVTSTSPLLLDHVDTVQYLVDGRVAASGAHRELLDGEPGYRALVARDAQTDTPDAAQDAQEVVR from the coding sequence ATGATCGACGCGTACGAGGACCCGGGAACGCCCGACGCCCGAGGGGCTGGCCGGTACCTGTGGTGGCTGGTCGGCCGGCAGCCGGGGCGGGCCGTCGCCGGGGCGGTGCTGGGCACCGTCTGGATGGTCCTCATGGCGCTCACGCCGTATCTGCTCTCCCGCGCGATCGACGACGGGCTGGAGCCCGGTGACGGCGCCGCGCTGGCCGGCTGGGCCGCCGCCCTGCTGGGGCTGGGGGCGTTCAACGCGTGGGTGGGCATCATGCGGCACCGCATGATGACCCGGCTGCGGATGGACGCCAACTTCCGCACGGTCAAGATCGTCATCGCGCAGGCGACCCGGCTGGGCGCCGCCCTCTCCCGGCAGGCGGGCGCCGGTGAGGTCGTCACGATCGGTGTCGGTGACGTCCAGACGATCAGCCAGTCCCTGACCGTCGTCGGACCCGGCGTCGGCGCGGTCGTCGCGTACGCCGTGGTGGCCGGCCTGCTGCTGTCGGTCTCGGCCTCGCTGGCCGCGGTGGTGCTGCTCGGGGTGCCGGTGATCGCCCTGCTGGTCGGTCCGTTGCTGGGACGGCTTCAGGGAGTGGAGACCGGGTACCGGGAGCGGCAGGCGGTGCTGACCGCCCGGATCGGCGACCTCGCCGGGGGCCTGCGCGTCCTCAACGGGCTGGGCGGCAAGGGGCTGTACGCCGACGCCTTCCGCCGCGACTCGCAGGAACTGCGCGCGCAGGGCTACCGGGTGGGGGCGGTGACGAGCTGGGTGCAGGCGCTCGGCGCCGGGCTGCCGACGGTGTTCCTGGCCGTCGTGACCTGGCTGGCCGCCCGGCTGGCGGCCCAGGGGGCGATCTCGGTGGGCGAGCTGGTGTCCGTGTACGGCTATGTCGCGGTCCTGGTGATGCCGGTGGCGTTCTTCGTCGAGTGCGGGTACCAGCTCAGCCGGGGCCTGGTGGCCGCCCGCCGGGTCGTCCGGTTCCTCGCCCTGGAGCCCCTGGCGTCCCCCGACCCCGACGCCCTGGACGGCCCCGCGTCGCCGTCCGTACTGCGCGACCCGGAGTCCGGTGTCGAGGTGACGCCGGGGAGACTCACCGCACTGGTCGCCGACCGCCCCGCGGACGCGGCGGCCGTCGTCGACCGGCTCGGCCGGTACACGCGTTCGGCGGCGACCTGGGACGGCGTACGCCTCGACGCCTTCGACCTCGCGCAGGTCAGGGCCCGGATCCTGGTCGCCGACAACGAGGCCGACCTGTTCGCGGGCACCCTGCGCGAGCTGGTCTCGGGGCGCGGGGACCCCGATGACACGGCCGTCACCCGCTGTCTGCGCGCGGCCGTGGCGGACGACATCGTCCTCGGGCTGCCGGACGGGCTCGACTCGGCCGTCGACGCGCAGGGCCGCAGTCTCTCCGGCGGGCAGCGCCAGCGCGTCCGGCTGGCGCGGGCGCTGCTCGCCGATCCCGAGGTGCTGCTCGCGGTCGAGCCCACCTCGGCACTCGACGCCCACACCGAGGCCGCCGTCGCGAGGCGGCTGCGCGCGGCGCGCTCGGGCCGTACGACCGTCGTCACCAGCACCTCGCCGCTGCTGCTCGACCACGTGGACACCGTGCAGTACCTGGTCGACGGCCGGGTCGCGGCGAGCGGCGCCCATCGCGAACTCCTCGACGGGGAGCCCGGATACCGCGCGCTGGTGGCCCGGGACGCGCAGACCGACACCCCGGACGCGGCCCAGGACGCCCAGGAGGTCGTGCGATGA
- a CDS encoding ABC transporter ATP-binding protein, which produces MSAQLPVAGPAEVRRAALRLVRADGRAFAGVLALNVLAAAAGVVGPWLLGRIIDGVSGARAGGGAGAGMEPATVDRLALVILGCALAQLLLTRAARRTGHRFGERTLARVREDFVERALALPASVVERAGTGDLTARGTADVALVGTTLRDAGPALLISSAQVLFMLGAVFVLSPVLGGCGVLGLSGIWFATRWYLRRARAAYLAEGAATSEVAEVLAATADGARAVEAFGLQRRRVAASRDALETSRRTRLHTLRLRTVFFPVVEVSYVVPVAGVLLLGGALHAHGAMSLGAVVAATLYLRQLGEPLDQILIQVEQLQSSGASFARVEGLGRAPRTEQARSPAPADDRIDVTGVRYSYGRGGEVLRGVDLTVRPGERLAVVGPSGAGKTTLSRLLAGIDAPGSGSVTVGGVPIAGLDPERLRRQVVLVTQEHHVFLGTVRDNLLIAAPAAGDPELWAALAAVGADEWARALPEGLDTGLGPGEHVADGSRAQQLALARVVLADPHTLILDEATALLDPATARHTERALAAVLEGRTVIAIAHRLHTAHDADRVAVMEDGLLTELGTHDDLVAAGGAYAALWRSWHGEREPRDTAGSPPSRPSPTAPPPRRVG; this is translated from the coding sequence ATGAGTGCGCAGTTGCCCGTCGCCGGGCCGGCCGAGGTCCGGCGGGCCGCGCTCCGGCTGGTGCGGGCGGACGGACGGGCCTTCGCCGGGGTCCTGGCGCTCAATGTGCTGGCCGCCGCGGCCGGGGTGGTCGGGCCGTGGCTGCTGGGCCGGATCATCGACGGCGTCTCCGGCGCGCGGGCCGGCGGCGGTGCGGGGGCGGGGATGGAGCCGGCGACGGTGGACCGTCTGGCGCTGGTCATCCTGGGGTGCGCGCTCGCCCAGTTGCTGCTGACGCGCGCCGCGCGCCGGACGGGGCACCGCTTCGGGGAGCGCACCCTCGCACGGGTGCGCGAGGACTTCGTGGAGCGGGCCCTGGCGCTGCCCGCCTCGGTCGTGGAGCGGGCCGGCACGGGCGATCTGACGGCCCGGGGAACCGCCGATGTCGCCCTGGTGGGCACCACCCTGCGCGACGCCGGACCCGCGCTGCTCATCTCCTCGGCGCAGGTGCTGTTCATGCTCGGCGCGGTCTTCGTCCTCAGTCCGGTGCTCGGCGGCTGCGGGGTGCTCGGCCTGTCCGGCATCTGGTTCGCCACGCGCTGGTATCTGCGCCGGGCGCGCGCCGCCTATCTCGCGGAGGGTGCGGCCACCTCGGAGGTCGCCGAGGTCCTCGCGGCCACCGCCGACGGCGCCCGCGCGGTCGAGGCCTTCGGGCTCCAGCGCCGGCGGGTCGCCGCGAGCCGCGACGCGCTGGAGACGTCCCGCCGCACCCGGCTGCACACCCTCCGGCTGCGCACGGTGTTCTTCCCCGTCGTCGAGGTGTCGTACGTCGTCCCCGTGGCCGGTGTGCTGCTGCTGGGCGGCGCTCTGCACGCGCACGGTGCGATGAGCCTGGGCGCGGTGGTCGCCGCCACGCTGTATCTGCGCCAGCTCGGCGAGCCGCTCGACCAGATCCTGATCCAGGTCGAGCAGTTGCAGAGCAGTGGCGCCTCCTTCGCCCGGGTGGAGGGCCTCGGCCGGGCGCCCAGGACCGAGCAGGCCCGCTCCCCCGCCCCGGCGGACGACCGGATCGACGTGACCGGCGTGCGCTACTCCTACGGCCGAGGGGGCGAGGTGCTGCGCGGGGTCGACCTGACCGTGCGGCCCGGGGAGCGGCTGGCGGTCGTCGGTCCCTCCGGCGCCGGGAAGACCACCCTGAGCAGGCTGCTCGCGGGCATCGACGCGCCGGGCTCGGGCAGCGTGACGGTCGGCGGGGTGCCGATCGCCGGACTCGATCCGGAGCGGCTGCGGCGCCAGGTCGTCCTGGTCACCCAGGAGCACCATGTCTTCCTCGGGACGGTCCGCGACAACCTGCTGATCGCCGCGCCGGCCGCAGGGGACCCCGAGTTGTGGGCGGCGCTGGCCGCCGTCGGCGCCGACGAGTGGGCCAGGGCGCTGCCCGAGGGGCTGGACACCGGGCTGGGCCCCGGGGAACACGTCGCGGACGGTTCCCGGGCCCAGCAACTGGCGCTGGCCCGCGTGGTGCTGGCCGACCCCCACACGCTGATCCTCGACGAGGCCACGGCCCTGCTCGACCCGGCGACCGCCCGGCACACCGAGCGCGCGCTCGCCGCGGTGCTCGAAGGGCGCACGGTCATCGCCATCGCGCACCGGCTGCACACCGCGCACGACGCGGACCGGGTCGCCGTGATGGAGGACGGCCTGCTGACCGAACTCGGCACGCACGACGACCTGGTGGCGGCCGGCGGCGCGTACGCGGCGCTGTGGCGTTCGTGGCACGGAGAGCGGGAACCCCGGGACACCGCCGGGAGCCCGCCGTCACGACCTTCCCCGACAGCGCCTCCCCCACGCCGGGTCGGGTGA
- a CDS encoding NAD(P)-dependent alcohol dehydrogenase: MKAIAQDRYGSPDVLELKEFDRPVPGAGEVLVRVRAVSVNAYDWHLMRGDPYLARLSFGVRRPRTPVRGRDFAGRVEAVGADVKRVRPGDEVFGETDGAFAQYVAAPQDMVAVKPAGLSFEQAAALPLAGNTALIGLRDLGRVTAGQRVLVNGASGGVGTFAVQIAKAYGAEVTAVCSTRNADLVRSLGADHVIDYTRDDFTRAGTRHDVVFDLVANRSLTDLRRALTPTGTLLLSGGGVSGGGSLLGPIRLTLKGQALSRFVGQRLLTFFAAPSGANLTVLREFVESGKVTPVVDRTYGSLGEVPEAIRYVEVEHARAKVVVTV, from the coding sequence ATGAAGGCGATCGCCCAGGACCGGTACGGCTCTCCCGACGTGCTGGAGCTGAAGGAGTTCGACAGACCGGTGCCCGGCGCCGGTGAGGTTCTCGTGCGGGTGCGCGCGGTGTCCGTCAACGCGTACGACTGGCACCTCATGCGGGGGGACCCGTATCTGGCGCGTCTGTCCTTCGGTGTCCGCCGGCCGAGGACACCGGTCCGCGGCCGGGACTTCGCCGGACGGGTGGAGGCGGTCGGCGCGGACGTGAAGCGGGTGCGCCCCGGGGACGAGGTGTTCGGCGAGACCGACGGCGCGTTCGCGCAGTACGTGGCGGCCCCGCAGGACATGGTGGCGGTGAAACCCGCCGGGCTGAGCTTCGAACAGGCTGCCGCGCTGCCGCTCGCCGGGAACACCGCGCTCATCGGCCTGCGTGACCTGGGGCGCGTGACGGCGGGGCAACGGGTCCTGGTCAACGGCGCGTCGGGCGGCGTCGGGACCTTCGCCGTGCAGATCGCCAAGGCGTACGGCGCGGAGGTGACCGCCGTGTGCAGCACGCGGAACGCGGACCTGGTCCGCTCGCTCGGCGCGGACCACGTCATCGACTACACCCGGGACGACTTCACCCGCGCGGGGACGCGCCACGACGTCGTGTTCGACCTCGTGGCGAACCGCTCGCTGACGGACCTGCGGCGCGCGCTCACGCCCACGGGAACGCTGCTGCTGTCCGGCGGGGGCGTGTCCGGGGGCGGCAGTCTCCTCGGGCCGATACGTCTGACCCTCAAGGGGCAGGCGCTGTCCCGCTTCGTCGGTCAGCGGCTGCTCACGTTCTTCGCGGCGCCGAGCGGGGCGAACCTGACCGTGCTGCGGGAGTTCGTCGAGTCGGGGAAGGTCACCCCGGTCGTCGACCGGACGTACGGATCGCTCGGCGAGGTGCCCGAGGCGATCCGGTACGTGGAGGTCGAACACGCCCGCGCGAAGGTCGTCGTCACCGTGTGA